Proteins from one bacterium genomic window:
- a CDS encoding DUF998 domain-containing protein gives MLRKVLLVCGILSSLLYVAMNVFVPMQWEGYSYTSQTISELSAIGTPTRPLWVLLGTTYTLLVAAFGLGVWGSARRNRPLRVVGGLMAAYGVIGLFWPPMHQRAVLATGGGTLTDTMHIVFTMATVLLMLLAISFGASALGKRFRLYSIATMVVLVAFGALTGLDAPRVSANLSTPWVGVWERINIGVFLLWVVVLAVALLRVQGPTAAKKSWLRRDEDVAA, from the coding sequence ATGCTACGAAAGGTCTTGCTCGTCTGCGGCATTCTCTCTTCGCTGCTCTACGTCGCCATGAACGTCTTTGTACCGATGCAGTGGGAGGGCTATAGTTACACCTCTCAAACGATCAGCGAGTTGTCGGCTATCGGCACGCCGACGAGACCGCTATGGGTATTGCTGGGCACCACCTACACCTTGCTTGTGGCCGCCTTCGGGTTAGGCGTCTGGGGATCGGCTCGTCGAAACCGGCCCCTTCGCGTCGTGGGAGGCTTGATGGCCGCCTACGGAGTCATCGGCCTCTTCTGGCCCCCGATGCACCAACGTGCAGTGCTGGCAACGGGAGGAGGAACGCTGACAGATACCATGCACATCGTCTTTACGATGGCGACAGTTCTCCTCATGCTACTGGCGATTAGTTTCGGGGCATCGGCACTCGGAAAACGGTTCCGCCTCTACTCCATCGCGACCATGGTGGTCCTCGTCGCGTTTGGCGCGTTGACTGGATTGGATGCCCCCCGAGTCTCGGCAAATCTGTCCACGCCGTGGGTCGGGGTTTGGGAACGGATCAACATCGGCGTTTTCCTCCTCTGGGTCGTGGTGCTGGCCGTCGCCCTTTTGCGTGTCCAAGGCCCCACGGCTGCGAAGAAATCGTGGCTCCGGCGCGATGAGGACGTCGCAGCATAG